One stretch of Saccharomonospora xinjiangensis XJ-54 DNA includes these proteins:
- a CDS encoding metal-dependent transcriptional regulator produces the protein MVGGSDRRSASIEDYLRAIYGLEERGEAVTNTALASRLEVSPSSASGMVTKLAQQGLVEHVPYRGFELTGEGRQLARSVLRRHRLIESYLVSELGYTWDEVHAEADQLEHVVSDLLVERIAVKLGNPVRDPHGDPIPAVDGSVEEVSTKLLEELPIGAVGEIVRVWDTDPELLRYLTERAIGLGERIEVVERQPFGGSIVVKVGQPPDAATHALGREIAQALSVALR, from the coding sequence ATGGTTGGTGGCTCGGACCGTCGCTCGGCCTCGATCGAGGACTACCTGCGGGCGATCTACGGCCTTGAGGAGCGCGGTGAAGCCGTCACGAACACGGCGCTGGCCTCACGGCTCGAGGTGAGCCCTTCGTCGGCGTCGGGCATGGTCACCAAGCTCGCGCAGCAGGGGCTCGTGGAGCACGTACCGTACCGGGGCTTCGAGCTGACCGGTGAGGGCAGGCAGCTCGCGAGGTCGGTGCTGCGAAGGCACCGCCTCATCGAGTCGTACCTCGTGTCCGAACTCGGCTACACCTGGGACGAGGTGCACGCGGAGGCGGACCAGCTCGAACACGTCGTGTCCGACCTTCTCGTCGAGCGCATCGCGGTGAAGCTGGGCAATCCCGTGCGCGACCCGCACGGCGACCCGATCCCCGCCGTGGACGGCTCCGTCGAGGAGGTGTCCACGAAGCTGCTGGAGGAACTGCCGATCGGCGCGGTGGGGGAGATCGTCCGGGTGTGGGACACCGACCCCGAGCTGTTGCGGTACCTGACTGAGCGGGCCATCGGGCTCGGCGAACGGATCGAGGTCGTCGAACGCCAGCCCTTCGGCGGTTCGATCGTGGTGAAGGTGGGGCAGCCGCCCGACGCCGCCACACACGCCCTCGGCAGGGAGATCGCACAAGCCCTTTCGGTGGCGCTCCGCTGA
- a CDS encoding ABC transporter ATP-binding protein, with the protein MIEVRELTKRYGDVVAVDGLTFTVRPGHVTGFCGPNGAGKSTTMRAILGLDLPTSGQALVNGKPFRASTAPLREVGALLDAGAVHGGRTAFAHLHCLARSNGIGRERVAEVLDLVGLGQVARKRVGGFSLGMKQRLGVAAALLGDPAVLLFDEPVNGLDPEGIQWIRGFLRGLAREGRTVLVSSHLMSEMALTADRVLVVGRGRLLADASMSELAERYRRDVFVHSDDDVTLAEVLTRQGASVVAEAEGGLAVSDLDERRIAKVAASEGVAVFELTPRSASFEDAYFDLTRDSVQYRGVAEGSAR; encoded by the coding sequence ATGATCGAAGTGCGTGAACTGACCAAGCGTTACGGCGACGTCGTCGCTGTGGACGGGTTGACCTTCACGGTCCGGCCCGGGCACGTCACCGGGTTCTGCGGGCCGAACGGTGCGGGCAAATCGACGACGATGCGCGCCATCCTCGGGCTCGACCTTCCCACCTCAGGGCAGGCCCTCGTCAACGGAAAGCCTTTCCGGGCCTCCACCGCACCTCTGCGAGAGGTGGGTGCGCTGCTCGACGCGGGCGCTGTCCACGGAGGTCGCACCGCGTTCGCTCACCTGCACTGTCTCGCCCGCAGCAACGGCATCGGCAGGGAGCGGGTCGCCGAGGTGCTCGACCTCGTCGGCCTCGGGCAGGTGGCCCGCAAGCGGGTCGGTGGCTTCTCCCTCGGGATGAAACAGCGCCTCGGTGTCGCGGCGGCACTGCTCGGTGACCCCGCTGTGCTGTTGTTCGACGAACCCGTCAACGGTCTCGACCCCGAGGGAATCCAGTGGATCCGGGGTTTTCTTCGCGGACTCGCCCGCGAGGGAAGGACCGTGCTCGTGTCCAGCCACCTGATGAGCGAGATGGCGTTGACGGCCGACAGGGTGCTCGTCGTCGGCAGGGGCCGATTGCTGGCCGATGCGTCGATGTCCGAACTCGCCGAACGGTACCGCCGTGATGTGTTCGTCCACTCCGACGACGACGTCACGCTGGCCGAGGTGCTCACCAGGCAGGGCGCCTCCGTGGTGGCCGAGGCCGAAGGCGGGCTCGCGGTGTCCGACCTCGACGAACGGCGGATCGCGAAGGTCGCCGCGAGCGAAGGCGTCGCCGTGTTCGAGTTGACGCCGCGAAGCGCGTCGTTCGAGGACGCCTACTTCGACCTCACGCGGGACAGCGTGCAGTACAGGGGCGTTGCCGAGGGGAGTGCCCGGTGA
- a CDS encoding SDR family oxidoreductase, translated as MSSRTNVALVIGANGVIGGNLIDHLRTLDDWDVVGVSRRGGTDAPGLRHVSVDLLDREATRAALGELREVTHVFYAAYQDRPSWSELVGPNLAMLVNTVEAVEAVAPLRHVNLMQGYKVYGAHLGPFKTPAKEDDPGHLPPEFNVDQQNFLEQSSRGKGWTWSALRPSVVCGYALGNPMNLVMVLAVYASMCAELGLPLRFPGKPGAYDTLLEMTDATLLSKAAVWASTNEQCANQAFNITNGDLFRWRHMWPVIADHFGLTVAEPLPMSLADTMGDKGPLWNDMVQRHGLADTSFEQVSSWPFGDAVFSWDYDFIADSSKARRFGFTEFVDSEAMFRSAFDDLRKRRIIP; from the coding sequence ATGAGTTCCAGAACCAACGTGGCCCTCGTGATCGGGGCCAACGGTGTCATCGGCGGCAACCTCATCGACCACCTGCGCACGCTCGACGACTGGGACGTCGTCGGCGTCTCCCGGCGCGGGGGCACCGACGCGCCGGGACTGCGCCACGTGAGCGTGGACCTGCTCGACCGCGAAGCCACTCGCGCGGCCCTCGGCGAGCTGCGCGAGGTGACCCACGTCTTCTACGCCGCCTACCAGGACAGGCCGAGCTGGTCCGAGCTGGTCGGCCCGAACCTCGCGATGCTGGTCAACACGGTCGAGGCAGTCGAGGCCGTCGCGCCGCTTCGGCATGTCAACCTCATGCAGGGCTACAAGGTCTACGGGGCGCATCTCGGCCCTTTCAAAACCCCGGCCAAGGAGGACGACCCCGGTCACCTCCCACCGGAGTTCAACGTCGATCAGCAGAACTTCCTCGAACAGAGCAGCCGGGGCAAAGGCTGGACGTGGTCGGCGCTGCGGCCGTCCGTGGTGTGCGGGTACGCGCTCGGCAATCCCATGAACCTGGTGATGGTGCTCGCCGTGTACGCCTCGATGTGCGCGGAGTTGGGTCTTCCGCTGCGGTTCCCCGGCAAGCCGGGCGCCTACGACACGTTGCTGGAGATGACCGATGCCACGCTGCTGTCCAAGGCCGCGGTGTGGGCCTCGACGAACGAGCAGTGCGCGAACCAGGCGTTCAACATCACCAATGGCGACCTGTTCCGGTGGCGGCACATGTGGCCGGTGATCGCCGACCACTTCGGACTCACCGTGGCCGAACCGCTGCCCATGTCGCTCGCTGACACGATGGGCGACAAGGGTCCACTGTGGAATGACATGGTGCAGCGGCACGGGCTGGCCGACACGAGTTTCGAGCAGGTGTCGTCGTGGCCGTTCGGCGACGCGGTGTTCTCGTGGGACTACGACTTCATCGCCGACAGCTCCAAGGCACGCCGGTTCGGGTTCACGGAGTTCGTCGATTCCGAGGCCATGTTCCGCTCGGCGTTCGACGACCTGCGCAAACGCCGCATCATCCCGTGA
- a CDS encoding ABC transporter ATP-binding protein produces MIKLEGIGVRFGHHQVLRELSWTIRPGITGLLGENGAGKTTLLSVLVGLRKPQAGSVTFNRREGAAAPRFGFVPQRFSLPPEVRVIDAVSYAAWVNGVHRRDSHDAALRALAAVDLADRARDRVRSLSGGQRQRLGIAAGLAHTPDVLVLDEPTVGLDPTQRVRVRHVIAALGREYTVLLSTHVLEDVHHLCHRVGLLTGGRIAFDGTVEDVKAAMTTTSEAGGLESALERGYRTLLDEFGGGR; encoded by the coding sequence ATGATCAAGCTTGAGGGAATTGGTGTGCGTTTCGGCCACCACCAGGTGTTGAGGGAGCTGTCCTGGACGATCCGGCCCGGGATCACCGGTCTGCTCGGTGAGAACGGTGCGGGAAAAACCACGCTGCTGTCCGTGCTGGTGGGCCTGCGCAAGCCGCAGGCTGGATCGGTGACGTTCAACAGGCGTGAAGGCGCGGCCGCGCCGCGGTTCGGGTTCGTCCCGCAGCGATTCTCCCTGCCGCCGGAGGTTCGGGTCATCGACGCGGTGAGCTACGCGGCCTGGGTCAACGGTGTGCACCGGCGGGACAGCCATGACGCGGCGCTGCGCGCGCTCGCCGCCGTCGATCTCGCGGACCGGGCGCGGGATCGGGTGCGGTCGTTGTCGGGTGGTCAGCGGCAGCGGCTTGGGATCGCGGCGGGCCTGGCCCACACACCTGACGTGCTCGTGCTCGACGAGCCCACAGTGGGACTCGATCCTACTCAGCGGGTGCGGGTGCGGCATGTGATCGCGGCGTTGGGTCGCGAGTACACCGTGTTGCTCTCCACGCACGTACTCGAAGATGTGCACCATCTGTGCCACCGAGTCGGGTTGCTCACCGGCGGACGGATCGCCTTCGACGGCACGGTCGAGGACGTCAAAGCAGCCATGACGACCACGTCGGAGGCCGGTGGGCTGGAATCGGCCCTGGAGCGGGGCTACCGCACGCTGCTCGACGAGTTCGGTGGTGGCCGGTGA
- a CDS encoding ABC transporter permease, translating into MNDVIASEWLKVRSVRSTYWLLAAVAGALVLGTVVSVLMVADWDASAAAERERFASADMAVLVLPFLQFCVAVFGGLTVTSEYTTGSILSTLAAVPRRGRVLLGKVVVVGTATMLLALATTFLMLAVVSVVVGDRPSPIAPWESMSEGVGSALAAVAVLVVTAHVALCLGVAIRASAGTLVTMTVLLFVLPVAFTFLPEPWNLRLVSGTLPALPSQLAGSPGAVFSPGVAAVVLAAYVVLSSGIAYWVLTRRDA; encoded by the coding sequence GTGAACGACGTGATCGCCTCGGAGTGGTTGAAGGTGCGGTCGGTGCGGTCCACGTACTGGCTGCTCGCTGCCGTCGCCGGTGCTCTGGTGCTCGGCACCGTCGTGTCCGTGTTGATGGTCGCCGACTGGGACGCCTCTGCCGCAGCGGAGCGGGAGCGCTTCGCCAGCGCCGACATGGCCGTGCTCGTGTTGCCGTTCCTCCAGTTCTGTGTCGCTGTCTTCGGGGGCCTCACCGTCACCTCCGAGTACACGACCGGATCGATCTTGAGCACTCTCGCGGCGGTTCCCCGCAGGGGGCGGGTGTTGCTCGGCAAGGTGGTGGTCGTCGGAACCGCCACGATGCTGTTGGCGCTCGCCACGACCTTCCTGATGCTCGCCGTGGTGTCGGTCGTCGTGGGCGACCGGCCCTCGCCCATCGCGCCGTGGGAGTCGATGAGCGAGGGTGTGGGTTCGGCGCTCGCGGCCGTGGCGGTGCTCGTGGTGACCGCGCACGTCGCGCTCTGTCTCGGCGTGGCCATCCGCGCGTCGGCGGGGACGCTGGTGACGATGACCGTGTTGCTGTTCGTCCTGCCCGTGGCTTTCACGTTCCTGCCCGAGCCGTGGAACCTCCGGCTCGTCTCCGGCACGCTGCCCGCCCTGCCGAGCCAACTCGCGGGCAGTCCAGGTGCCGTGTTCTCTCCTGGCGTTGCCGCGGTGGTGCTCGCCGCCTACGTCGTGCTCTCGTCCGGCATCGCGTATTGGGTGCTGACCAGGCGTGACGCGTGA
- a CDS encoding VOC family protein: MSSVKEFQITFDCADPERVARFWCEVLGYVVPPPPEGFDSWADYDRSLPPEQWGASFACQDPSGVRPRLYFQRVPEGKVAKNRLHLDVRVGTGLVGEERVAALEAECERLVALGAVRVRLLRADGVNESCLVMQDVEGNEFCLD, translated from the coding sequence ATGTCCTCGGTGAAAGAGTTCCAGATCACCTTCGACTGCGCTGATCCTGAACGTGTCGCTCGCTTCTGGTGCGAGGTGCTGGGATACGTCGTCCCGCCGCCGCCGGAGGGGTTCGACTCGTGGGCCGATTACGACCGCTCGTTGCCACCCGAACAGTGGGGGGCGTCCTTCGCGTGCCAGGACCCATCGGGAGTCCGACCTCGGCTGTACTTCCAGCGCGTCCCAGAAGGCAAGGTCGCCAAGAACCGGCTGCATCTCGACGTGCGCGTCGGCACGGGGCTCGTGGGTGAGGAGCGTGTCGCCGCGCTCGAGGCGGAGTGCGAACGACTGGTCGCGCTCGGCGCGGTGCGTGTGCGGCTTCTGCGCGCCGACGGCGTCAACGAGTCGTGCCTTGTGATGCAGGACGTCGAGGGCAACGAGTTCTGCCTCGACTGA
- a CDS encoding GNAT family N-acetyltransferase, which produces MPIRDAVENDTDDICSMIEEHARYEGKDDLVLDRAEMARHLFGPEPKAWVLIAEVDGATAGMAFCSWNFSTWEARPGIWLDDLFVRPDYRRLGLGRQLLAELKARTEGRVEWDMQEGNEKAAAFYADLGAEPVPGWVRYRWRG; this is translated from the coding sequence ATGCCGATTCGCGACGCCGTGGAGAACGACACCGACGACATCTGTTCGATGATCGAGGAACACGCCCGCTACGAGGGCAAGGACGACCTCGTTCTCGACAGGGCCGAGATGGCCCGGCACCTGTTCGGTCCCGAGCCGAAGGCATGGGTGCTGATCGCCGAGGTGGACGGCGCGACGGCGGGCATGGCGTTCTGCTCGTGGAACTTCTCCACATGGGAGGCGAGGCCCGGCATCTGGCTCGACGACCTCTTCGTGCGGCCCGACTACCGCAGGCTCGGCCTCGGCAGGCAGCTGCTGGCCGAGTTGAAGGCGCGCACCGAGGGCAGGGTCGAGTGGGACATGCAGGAGGGCAACGAGAAGGCCGCCGCGTTCTACGCCGATCTCGGCGCCGAACCCGTGCCGGGCTGGGTGCGCTATCGCTGGCGCGGCTGA